In Rubrivirga marina, the following are encoded in one genomic region:
- a CDS encoding DUF58 domain-containing protein — protein MIPRELFKKIRHVEVRTRGLVDDVFGGEYHSAFKGRGIEFAEVRPYQIGDDVRTIDWNVSARTGEPYVKLFEEEREQTLLLVVDVSASEAFGSARAKRDLAAEVCAVLGFSALRNSDKVGLVLFTDRVERFVKPKKGKRNVLRMLRDLFAHEPEHRGTDLGDALDHVLRVQRRRAIVLLVSDFLVPDAAYDGLAKQLRVVSQKHDLVAVRLVDPREEALPPVGLLRVVDAETGRAALVDTSSARVREDFAERAARRAARAEATLKRARVDHVTLRTDEDYVEPLSHFFRHRTRR, from the coding sequence GTGATCCCCCGGGAGCTGTTCAAGAAGATCCGCCACGTCGAGGTCCGCACGCGCGGGCTCGTCGACGACGTGTTCGGAGGCGAGTACCACTCGGCGTTCAAGGGCCGCGGGATCGAGTTCGCCGAGGTCCGCCCGTACCAGATCGGTGACGACGTCCGGACCATCGATTGGAACGTGTCGGCGCGGACGGGCGAGCCGTACGTCAAGCTGTTCGAGGAGGAGCGCGAGCAGACGCTGCTGCTGGTGGTGGACGTCTCCGCCAGTGAGGCGTTCGGGAGCGCGCGGGCCAAGCGCGACCTCGCGGCCGAGGTCTGCGCCGTCCTCGGGTTCTCGGCCCTCCGCAACAGCGACAAGGTCGGCCTCGTGCTGTTCACCGACCGGGTCGAGCGGTTCGTCAAGCCCAAGAAGGGGAAGCGGAACGTGCTCCGGATGCTCCGCGACCTGTTCGCCCACGAGCCTGAGCACCGGGGGACCGACCTCGGCGACGCGCTCGACCACGTCCTCCGCGTCCAGCGCCGCCGCGCCATCGTGCTCCTCGTGAGCGACTTCCTCGTGCCCGACGCCGCCTACGACGGCTTGGCGAAGCAGCTCCGCGTGGTGTCGCAGAAGCACGACCTCGTGGCCGTGCGGCTGGTCGATCCGCGCGAGGAGGCGCTCCCGCCCGTCGGCCTCCTCCGCGTGGTCGACGCCGAGACGGGCCGCGCCGCGCTCGTCGACACGTCCAGCGCGCGCGTCCGCGAGGACTTCGCCGAGCGGGCCGCCCGCCGCGCCGCCCGCGCCGAGGCCACCCTCAAGCGCGCCCGCGTCGACCACGTCACGCTGCGGACCGACGAGGACTACGTCGAGCCGCTCTCGCACTTTTTCCGCCACCGGACTCGGAGGTGA
- a CDS encoding SIR2 family NAD-dependent protein deacylase, which yields MHQPVGPPFSETLVRRLRRAERVAVLTGAGISAESGVPTFRDPDGLWQKFRPEELANVEAFLDNPELVQGWYAHRRQVVEDVEPNPGHVALAELEQWVTARGGEFLLATQNVDGLHRRAGSERVVELHGSITRSHCIECSAPADASATERGALTCESCGGLVRPDVVWFGEMLPEAAIAAAQEAAALADVYLSVGTSAVVYPAAGLPQLARQAGAYVVEVNPIPSDIAGLLNEVVRGRAGEALPDLVRAVTAPDA from the coding sequence ATGCATCAGCCCGTCGGCCCGCCGTTTTCCGAGACGCTCGTCCGCCGGCTCCGCAGGGCGGAGCGGGTGGCCGTGCTCACCGGCGCTGGAATCTCGGCCGAGAGCGGCGTCCCGACGTTCCGCGACCCCGACGGGCTGTGGCAGAAGTTCCGGCCCGAGGAGCTGGCCAACGTCGAGGCGTTCCTCGACAACCCGGAGCTCGTCCAGGGCTGGTACGCCCACCGCCGACAGGTGGTCGAGGACGTCGAGCCGAACCCCGGCCACGTCGCCCTCGCAGAGCTGGAGCAGTGGGTGACGGCTCGCGGCGGCGAGTTCCTCCTCGCGACCCAGAATGTCGACGGCCTCCACCGGCGGGCCGGGAGCGAGCGCGTCGTCGAGCTCCACGGGTCGATCACGCGGTCGCACTGCATCGAGTGCTCCGCCCCGGCCGACGCGTCGGCCACGGAGCGCGGCGCGCTCACGTGCGAATCGTGCGGCGGGCTCGTCCGCCCCGACGTCGTGTGGTTCGGCGAGATGCTGCCCGAGGCGGCCATCGCCGCCGCGCAGGAGGCCGCGGCCCTCGCCGACGTGTACCTCTCGGTCGGCACGAGCGCCGTCGTGTACCCGGCCGCCGGACTTCCCCAGCTCGCCCGTCAGGCCGGCGCCTACGTCGTCGAGGTGAACCCCATCCCGAGCGACATCGCGGGGCTGCTGAACGAGGTCGTGCGGGGGCGGGCCGGGGAGGCCCTGCCCGACCTCGTCCGCGCCGTCACGGCGCCCGACGCATGA
- a CDS encoding VWA domain-containing protein, which produces MTFASPLWLIALLTVPALGWALWRWRHTTPGVRYSVADDAAATGTTGWARLRRLPDALLLAALALGILGLARPQERDATVERSTEGIDIVLALDVSTSMTAEDFTPNRFEAAKAVAAEFVRGRESDRIGLVVFAAQAYTQAPLTIDYPFLLTMLQEVRMGLIEDGTAIGTALATATARLRDSEAASKVVVLLTDGQNNRGQVDPQTAAEAAAALGVKVYAIGVGGEGGPRRRGPFGGLSPAPEVDEGALRQVAETTGGRYFRATDAEALRQIYDAISELERTEIEETVLLDVEERYPLFLWPALACLVASIALSTTRLREVP; this is translated from the coding sequence GTGACCTTCGCCAGTCCCCTGTGGCTGATCGCCCTCCTCACCGTCCCCGCGCTGGGGTGGGCGCTGTGGCGGTGGCGACACACCACGCCGGGCGTCCGCTACTCCGTGGCCGACGACGCCGCGGCGACGGGGACGACCGGCTGGGCCCGGCTCCGGCGGCTCCCCGACGCGCTCCTTCTGGCGGCCCTCGCGCTCGGCATCCTCGGGCTGGCCCGTCCCCAGGAGCGCGACGCGACCGTCGAGCGCTCGACCGAGGGCATCGACATCGTCCTCGCCCTCGACGTCTCCACGTCGATGACGGCCGAGGACTTCACGCCGAACCGCTTCGAAGCCGCCAAGGCCGTCGCCGCCGAGTTCGTGCGCGGGCGGGAGTCCGACCGGATCGGGCTCGTCGTGTTCGCGGCCCAGGCCTACACGCAGGCGCCGCTGACGATCGACTACCCGTTCCTGCTCACGATGCTGCAGGAGGTCCGGATGGGGCTGATCGAGGACGGGACGGCGATCGGGACGGCCCTCGCGACGGCGACGGCCCGGCTCCGCGACTCCGAGGCGGCCTCGAAGGTGGTCGTGCTGCTCACCGACGGCCAGAACAACCGGGGGCAGGTCGACCCGCAGACGGCGGCCGAGGCGGCGGCGGCGCTCGGCGTCAAGGTGTACGCGATCGGCGTGGGCGGCGAGGGGGGGCCGCGGCGACGGGGTCCGTTCGGCGGCCTCAGCCCGGCCCCCGAGGTCGACGAGGGGGCGCTCCGCCAGGTGGCCGAGACGACCGGCGGGCGCTACTTCCGCGCGACCGACGCCGAGGCGCTCCGCCAGATCTACGACGCCATCTCGGAGTTGGAGCGGACCGAGATCGAGGAGACGGTCCTGCTCGACGTCGAGGAACGGTACCCCCTCTTCCTCTGGCCCGCCCTCGCCTGCCTCGTCGCGTCCATCGCGCTCTCCACGACCCGCCTCCGCGAGGTCCCGTAG
- a CDS encoding VWA domain-containing protein yields MSFRSPLVLLLAAALVPVAWAAFAYAARKRTEALRLFLGDRAGSASPGALVRQRRIRAGLIVGAVALLGVALAGPRIGTALRESRQESLDLLIALDVSDSMLAEDVAPSRLERAKLEIERIVEARRGDRVGLVVFAGEAFLQCPLTTDRGALRLFLDTADPEQVAVQGTDFARALDVADAAFNAASDGDGQQRPRALLVVSDGENHEPGLSDAADALRADGVEVLALGVGTDEGAPVPDIRRGQRVGVRTDRQTGQTVVTQYEEGALRDLAGRGGLFRVDRRPAADAVNAALDDLDRAVVAQDEFAASAERFQWPLALGLLLLLVERIVALRPLPRPSSKGGPDDDGTPDAPTKAGRPAASAPVAAALALLLLGGCSNPLDALRPGAKEGRAAVELLGLGDAVGAEAQFAAGIANAEVPRDVRARLWHGLGVARARQDRFSGADSAFAEALVFADTPDRRARYLTDAGTAALRADAPARADSLLRLALLLDPASDAARRNQEIARRLLADPPEPPEPSDFAERVKAQADSLVAARQYRAALDVMTDGLAQDSSVAAYADFTQRLGGVVQIEESADSP; encoded by the coding sequence TTGTCCTTCCGCTCGCCCCTCGTCCTCTTGCTGGCGGCCGCGCTCGTGCCGGTCGCCTGGGCGGCGTTCGCGTACGCGGCACGCAAGCGGACCGAGGCGCTCCGACTGTTCCTCGGCGACCGCGCGGGGAGCGCGTCGCCCGGGGCGCTCGTCCGCCAGCGGCGGATCCGAGCGGGGCTCATCGTCGGCGCCGTGGCGCTGCTCGGCGTCGCGCTGGCGGGGCCGCGGATCGGGACGGCGCTCCGCGAGAGCCGCCAGGAGAGCCTCGACCTCCTCATCGCGCTCGACGTGTCGGACTCGATGCTGGCCGAGGACGTGGCGCCCAGTCGCCTCGAACGCGCGAAGCTCGAGATCGAGCGGATCGTGGAAGCCCGGCGTGGCGACCGCGTCGGCCTCGTCGTGTTCGCGGGCGAGGCGTTCCTCCAGTGCCCCCTCACGACCGACCGCGGCGCGCTCCGCCTGTTCCTCGACACGGCCGACCCCGAGCAGGTCGCCGTCCAGGGGACGGACTTCGCCCGCGCGCTCGACGTCGCCGACGCCGCCTTCAACGCGGCCTCCGACGGCGACGGCCAGCAGCGGCCGCGCGCGCTCCTCGTCGTGTCTGACGGGGAGAATCACGAGCCCGGCCTCAGCGACGCGGCCGACGCGCTCCGTGCCGACGGCGTCGAGGTCCTGGCCCTCGGCGTCGGCACCGACGAGGGCGCACCCGTGCCGGACATTCGCCGGGGGCAGCGCGTCGGCGTGCGGACCGACCGCCAGACGGGCCAGACGGTCGTGACGCAATACGAGGAGGGCGCGCTGCGGGACCTCGCCGGGCGGGGCGGCCTCTTCCGCGTGGACCGCCGGCCCGCCGCCGACGCCGTCAACGCGGCGCTCGACGACCTCGACCGGGCCGTCGTGGCGCAGGACGAATTCGCGGCCTCGGCCGAGCGGTTCCAGTGGCCCCTCGCGCTGGGGCTCTTGCTGCTGCTCGTCGAGCGGATCGTCGCCCTCCGTCCGCTCCCCCGCCCCTCATCGAAGGGCGGGCCCGACGACGACGGGACGCCCGACGCGCCGACCAAGGCCGGCCGACCCGCGGCGTCAGCGCCCGTGGCCGCGGCGCTCGCACTCCTCCTGCTCGGCGGATGTTCGAACCCGCTCGACGCGCTCCGCCCCGGCGCGAAGGAAGGCCGCGCCGCGGTCGAGTTGCTCGGCCTCGGCGACGCCGTGGGGGCCGAGGCCCAGTTCGCGGCCGGGATCGCGAACGCGGAGGTCCCGCGCGACGTCCGCGCCCGGCTGTGGCACGGGCTCGGCGTGGCCCGCGCCCGTCAGGACCGGTTCTCGGGGGCCGACAGCGCCTTCGCCGAGGCCCTCGTCTTCGCCGACACCCCCGACCGCCGCGCACGCTACCTCACCGACGCCGGCACCGCCGCCCTCCGTGCCGACGCGCCCGCCCGCGCCGACTCGCTCCTCCGCCTCGCGCTCCTCTTGGATCCGGCCTCCGACGCGGCCCGCCGAAACCAGGAGATCGCCCGCCGGCTGCTGGCGGATCCGCCCGAGCCGCCGGAGCCGAGCGACTTTGCCGAGCGTGTCAAAGCGCAGGCCGACTCGCTCGTGGCCGCCCGGCAATACCGGGCCGCCCTGGACGTCATGACTGACGGCCTCGCCCAGGACTCGTCCGTGGCCGCCTACGCCGACTTTACCCAGCGCCTCGGCGGCGTCGTCCAGATCGAGGAATCCGCCGACTCCCCATGA